A window from Candidatus Tectomicrobia bacterium encodes these proteins:
- a CDS encoding pentapeptide repeat-containing protein — MHRFLQRLLAWISGPAAPPGQDSARPLSLPMAPAAGGAPPGLAETLRAHFRWVETGGKEGRRADFGGKSLRLASLFMANLRGAGLRGADLQKAEIQWADLAGADLEGADLAGADLFQSNLEGARLARACLREAGLLSANAAGADFEGADLEGADLRGACFRRARLAGARLGRADLRGADLSGARGLSPEQLASALTDDSTLLPGSPAGSGEEK, encoded by the coding sequence ATGCACCGCTTCCTCCAGCGACTCCTGGCTTGGATATCCGGGCCCGCCGCCCCGCCCGGCCAGGACTCTGCCCGGCCTTTGTCCCTCCCCATGGCCCCGGCGGCGGGCGGCGCTCCGCCCGGCCTGGCCGAGACGCTCCGGGCCCACTTCCGCTGGGTGGAGACGGGCGGCAAGGAGGGCCGCCGGGCCGATTTCGGCGGAAAATCCCTGCGCCTCGCCAGCCTCTTCATGGCGAACCTCCGGGGGGCCGGCCTGCGCGGGGCCGATCTCCAGAAGGCGGAAATCCAGTGGGCGGACCTGGCGGGCGCGGACCTGGAGGGAGCCGATCTCGCCGGGGCGGACCTGTTCCAGTCGAACCTGGAGGGCGCCCGTCTCGCCCGGGCCTGCCTGAGGGAGGCGGGGCTCCTGTCCGCGAACGCCGCGGGGGCCGATTTCGAGGGAGCCGATCTGGAGGGGGCGGATTTGAGAGGAGCCTGTTTCCGGCGGGCCCGGCTCGCCGGAGCCCGCCTGGGCCGGGCGGACCTGCGCGGGGCGGACCTCTCGGGCGCGCGGGGGCTTTCGCCGGAGCAGCTCGCCTCGGCCCTGACGGACGATTCCACCCTCCTGCCGGGGAGCCCGGCCGGGAGCGGCGAGGAAAAATGA
- a CDS encoding pentapeptide repeat-containing protein: MSADLSRFLLWLLPRGARRAYARGASLPQALGLSGSAPKTFEEALAAHRLWAETGGQSGVRADFTGQDFGGKDLRGAMLRTAILAGANLEGARAEKAVLLSADLRKARLRGASLRGALCLGADLREADLEGADLTGVTLRAAKLQGAALWGARLDGADLQGAHLEGADLRDASLAGANLARAHLDGSDLRGADLAGALEMLPAQAASAVTDGSTRLPEFGPSGNDSKS, translated from the coding sequence ATGAGCGCGGACCTCTCCCGGTTCCTCCTCTGGCTGCTCCCGCGGGGGGCGCGGCGGGCCTACGCGCGCGGCGCGAGCCTTCCGCAGGCGCTGGGGCTCTCGGGATCCGCGCCCAAGACCTTCGAGGAGGCGCTCGCGGCCCACCGCCTCTGGGCGGAGACGGGCGGGCAGAGCGGCGTGCGGGCCGACTTCACGGGCCAGGATTTTGGGGGCAAGGACCTTCGGGGAGCCATGCTCCGGACGGCCATCCTCGCCGGGGCCAATCTGGAGGGCGCCCGGGCGGAGAAGGCCGTGCTCCTGTCGGCCGATCTTCGGAAAGCCCGCCTCCGCGGGGCGTCCCTGCGGGGGGCGCTCTGCCTGGGGGCCGACCTGCGAGAGGCCGATCTCGAAGGGGCGGACCTGACGGGGGTCACCCTCCGGGCGGCCAAGCTCCAGGGGGCCGCCCTGTGGGGGGCCCGGCTGGACGGGGCCGACCTGCAGGGCGCGCACCTCGAGGGGGCGGACCTGCGGGACGCCTCCCTCGCGGGGGCCAATCTCGCGCGCGCCCATCTGGACGGCTCCGATCTCCGGGGGGCGGACCTCGCCGGGGCCCTGGAGATGCTCCCGGCCCAGGCCGCCTCCGCCGTGACGGACGGTTCCACCCGCCTTCCGGAATTCGGACCATCGGGAAATGATTCAAAATCATAG
- a CDS encoding amino acid ABC transporter ATP-binding protein: protein MEFKAVHKWFGENHVLRDINLAVRAGEVVVVCGPSGSGKSTLIRCVNGLEPIQSGELRVLGERINRAGVDMPALRSRVGMVFQSFNLFPHMTALENITLGPIKVKGASREEAERAGRGLLERVRIPDKAGAYPANLSGGQQQRVAIARALAMQPGIMLFDEPTSALDPEMINEVLDVMTDLARDGMTMMVVTHEMGFARRVASRVVFMDGGQVVEEAPPQEFFAAARSERAREFLSKILTH from the coding sequence ATCGAGTTCAAGGCCGTCCACAAGTGGTTCGGCGAGAATCACGTGCTGCGCGACATCAACCTGGCCGTCCGGGCGGGGGAGGTGGTGGTGGTCTGCGGCCCCTCGGGGTCGGGCAAGTCCACCCTCATCCGCTGCGTGAACGGGCTGGAGCCCATCCAGTCGGGCGAGTTGCGCGTGCTGGGCGAGCGCATCAACCGCGCCGGAGTGGACATGCCCGCCCTCCGGTCGCGGGTGGGCATGGTCTTCCAGTCCTTCAACCTTTTCCCGCACATGACGGCGCTGGAGAACATCACCCTCGGCCCGATCAAGGTGAAGGGGGCTTCGCGGGAGGAGGCCGAGAGGGCGGGGCGCGGGCTGCTCGAGCGGGTGCGCATCCCCGACAAGGCCGGTGCCTATCCCGCGAACCTCTCGGGGGGCCAGCAGCAGCGGGTGGCCATCGCCCGGGCGCTCGCCATGCAGCCCGGGATCATGCTCTTCGACGAGCCGACCTCCGCCCTGGACCCCGAGATGATCAACGAGGTCCTCGACGTGATGACGGATCTGGCGAGGGACGGGATGACCATGATGGTCGTCACGCACGAGATGGGCTTCGCCCGGCGGGTGGCCAGCCGGGTCGTCTTCATGGACGGGGGGCAGGTGGTCGAGGAGGCGCCGCCCCAGGAGTTCTTCGCCGCGGCGCGGTCGGAGCGCGCGCGGGAGTTCCTGTCCAAGATACTCACCCACTGA